The proteins below come from a single Chryseobacterium sp. MA9 genomic window:
- a CDS encoding alpha/beta hydrolase gives MKKIHILSMIVLLLFSQAYGQNKLNSGIMENSKEHYTFKLSEKVIRQKVTFKNRYGITLSADLYSPPNIGNEKLAAIAISGPFGAVKEQSSGLYANQMAERGFIAIAFDPSFTGESGGEFRDIASSDINTEDFSAAVDFLGLQKNVDRNKIGIIGICGFGGFALNATAVDKRVKAVATTSMYDIPRVSSKGYYDKVTLEERNKILEHMSQQRWKDAEAGTPAPGPRSNTEKLKGDESQFVKEYFDYYRTPRGFHERSINSNGAWKATSGFSLMNMPILTYIKEISPRPTLIIAGEKAHSRYFSEDIYKMAAEPKELMIISNAVHVDLYDKINIIPFNKLESFFKEHLK, from the coding sequence ATGAAAAAGATACACATATTATCCATGATTGTCCTGCTTTTATTTTCTCAAGCCTACGGACAGAACAAATTAAATTCAGGTATTATGGAAAACTCCAAAGAACATTATACATTTAAACTAAGTGAAAAAGTGATCCGCCAAAAAGTAACATTTAAAAACAGGTATGGTATTACTTTGTCGGCAGACTTATATAGTCCCCCAAATATTGGAAACGAAAAGCTTGCGGCAATTGCTATTAGCGGTCCATTTGGTGCAGTAAAAGAACAATCATCTGGATTATATGCTAATCAAATGGCAGAAAGAGGTTTTATAGCCATTGCATTTGATCCATCGTTTACGGGTGAAAGTGGTGGAGAATTTAGAGATATAGCATCATCTGATATTAACACTGAAGATTTCAGTGCCGCGGTAGATTTTCTGGGACTTCAAAAAAATGTTGATAGAAACAAGATCGGAATAATTGGGATTTGTGGTTTTGGTGGTTTTGCGCTAAATGCTACAGCTGTCGATAAACGTGTAAAAGCTGTTGCTACAACTAGCATGTATGATATCCCGAGAGTTTCATCAAAAGGTTATTATGACAAAGTCACTTTGGAAGAACGTAACAAGATTTTAGAGCATATGAGCCAGCAACGTTGGAAAGATGCTGAAGCCGGAACACCTGCTCCCGGACCTCGTTCGAATACAGAAAAACTAAAAGGTGATGAATCTCAGTTTGTAAAAGAATATTTCGATTATTACCGCACTCCGAGAGGTTTTCATGAACGTTCAATCAATTCTAATGGAGCATGGAAAGCGACCAGCGGATTTTCTCTAATGAACATGCCTATTCTTACTTACATTAAAGAAATATCTCCAAGACCTACATTGATTATTGCAGGAGAAAAAGCACATTCAAGGTATTTCAGTGAAGATATTTACAAGATGGCAGCAGAACCAAAAGAGCTTATGATTATTTCCAACGCTGTCCATGTGGATTTATATGATAAGATTAATATCATTCCTTTTAATAAGTTGGAATCATTTTTTAAAGAGCATTTAAAATAA
- a CDS encoding cyclophilin-like fold protein, producing the protein MKYSFLILFALLSMIVCSASSCEKNDENSNSENTIPMVNGKVKIKVGSQTFTATLLENSSVKAFKEMLPLTINMSELNNNEKYYDLPNSLPTNSSNPGTIKNGDLMLYGSKTLVLFYKTISTSYSYTKLGSIDDPAGLVTALETANVTVTFEME; encoded by the coding sequence ATGAAATATTCTTTTTTGATACTTTTTGCATTATTATCAATGATAGTATGCAGTGCTTCATCTTGTGAAAAGAATGATGAAAATAGTAATTCAGAAAATACAATTCCTATGGTAAATGGTAAAGTTAAAATAAAGGTGGGATCACAGACTTTTACGGCAACCCTTCTTGAAAATAGTTCAGTAAAAGCTTTTAAAGAAATGCTTCCTTTGACTATCAATATGAGTGAGCTGAACAACAATGAGAAATATTATGATTTGCCAAATAGCCTACCAACCAATTCCTCCAATCCGGGAACAATTAAAAACGGAGATCTCATGTTGTATGGTTCTAAGACATTGGTACTGTTTTACAAAACCATTTCAACATCTTATAGTTATACCAAATTAGGTTCGATAGATGACCCAGCAGGGCTTGTTACTGCACTTGAAACAGCTAATGTAACCGTTACTTTTGAAATGGAATAA